One genomic region from Spirulina subsalsa PCC 9445 encodes:
- a CDS encoding EAL domain-containing protein, whose amino-acid sequence MPAKILVVDDDPDFPALIRQVFRKNIRQKDYQFIFALNGLEALHHIRQDPEIDMILTDVNMPQMDGMTLLQKIAEMPNQTTSTVIMSAYGDLETIRSAMNLGAFDFLTKPLNLQDLEITTRKTLKHIQQVKQVLQDKETAQKLRDDLTKKITLRESEMRYQRRFRALIENSTDIIIILNIEGAITYASPSALRVLGDIVQPKNLVAFGSLLHPDEITSVIQRMEKVQEQPGEKELISELRLKTRFETWNIFEVVFTNLLQDPDVEGIVVNCHNITDRKIAEEKFLYDALHDSLTRLPNRALFMDRLSQALARQKRHPSSQFAVLFIDLDRFKVVNDSLGHWGGDQLLVETANRLQEQMRYDDTIARLGDDEFAILLESVNTAQDANNVAQRLQMKLQLPVIINQQEVYTSASIGIVFPNGQYDAPSDILRDAHTAMYHAKIQGKARQQMFDVTMSADNLARLQLEIDLRRAKEREELQVYYQPIVNLKTGHLSGFEALMRWKHPHRGPVSPGAFIPLAEETGLIVPMGWWILQEACEQIQVWGEEFPDSALTISVNLSGRQFSQPQLAKEVDKILKATGVNPQRLRLEITETTIMENETIVAQTLQDLKAMDIQLSIDDFGTGYSSLSRLRSFPIDTLKIDRSFVMKMEQEPENLEITRAIIRMADSLGIEVIAEGIEHQEHLQLLRKLRCKYGQGYLFAKPLAAEDAIALLRKNPTW is encoded by the coding sequence ATGCCAGCCAAGATTTTGGTGGTTGATGATGATCCAGATTTTCCGGCACTCATTCGCCAGGTTTTTCGCAAAAACATCCGTCAAAAAGACTATCAATTTATTTTTGCCCTTAACGGTCTAGAGGCCTTGCATCACATCCGTCAAGATCCCGAAATTGATATGATTTTGACGGATGTTAATATGCCCCAAATGGACGGCATGACCCTGTTACAAAAAATCGCAGAAATGCCCAACCAAACCACTAGCACCGTTATTATGTCGGCCTACGGGGATTTGGAAACCATTCGTAGTGCGATGAATTTAGGGGCCTTTGATTTTTTAACAAAACCGCTCAACTTACAGGATTTAGAAATTACCACCCGCAAAACCTTAAAACATATTCAACAGGTTAAACAGGTTTTACAAGATAAAGAAACCGCCCAAAAGTTACGGGATGACCTGACCAAAAAAATAACCTTACGGGAAAGTGAAATGCGCTATCAACGGCGCTTTAGGGCTTTAATTGAAAACTCCACGGATATTATTATTATTCTCAATATTGAAGGGGCTATCACCTATGCTAGTCCTTCTGCGTTGAGGGTGTTAGGAGATATTGTGCAACCTAAAAATCTCGTAGCGTTTGGTTCTTTGCTCCATCCTGATGAGATTACTTCGGTCATTCAACGGATGGAAAAAGTGCAAGAACAGCCCGGAGAGAAAGAACTAATCAGTGAATTACGCTTAAAAACCCGCTTTGAAACTTGGAATATTTTTGAAGTGGTTTTTACCAATCTTTTACAAGATCCTGATGTCGAGGGAATTGTGGTGAATTGTCATAATATCACTGACCGCAAAATTGCGGAAGAAAAGTTTTTATATGATGCACTCCACGACTCCTTAACTCGCTTACCCAATCGGGCGTTATTTATGGATCGTTTATCCCAAGCTTTAGCCCGACAAAAACGCCATCCTTCGTCTCAATTTGCCGTTTTATTTATTGATTTAGACCGTTTTAAAGTCGTCAATGATAGTTTAGGGCATTGGGGCGGGGATCAACTATTAGTAGAAACCGCCAACCGTTTACAAGAGCAGATGCGCTACGATGACACCATTGCTCGATTAGGAGATGATGAATTTGCCATTTTATTAGAGTCGGTCAATACGGCTCAAGATGCTAATAATGTCGCCCAACGTTTACAGATGAAGTTACAACTTCCGGTGATTATTAATCAACAGGAAGTCTATACTAGCGCGAGTATTGGGATTGTCTTCCCCAATGGACAGTATGATGCGCCCTCGGATATTTTGCGCGATGCTCATACGGCTATGTATCACGCCAAAATCCAAGGTAAAGCCCGACAACAGATGTTTGATGTTACGATGTCGGCGGATAATTTAGCCCGTTTGCAACTCGAAATTGATTTAAGACGGGCGAAGGAACGGGAAGAACTTCAGGTTTATTATCAGCCCATTGTGAACTTAAAAACGGGACATTTAAGCGGTTTTGAAGCACTGATGCGCTGGAAACATCCCCATCGCGGGCCGGTGAGTCCGGGGGCGTTTATTCCCTTGGCGGAGGAAACGGGGTTAATTGTGCCGATGGGATGGTGGATTTTACAAGAAGCTTGTGAACAAATTCAGGTTTGGGGGGAAGAGTTTCCGGATTCTGCCCTGACTATTAGTGTGAATTTATCGGGGCGACAATTTTCTCAGCCTCAATTAGCGAAGGAGGTGGATAAGATTCTCAAGGCAACGGGGGTTAATCCTCAACGGTTGCGTTTAGAGATTACGGAAACGACGATCATGGAGAATGAAACCATTGTGGCGCAAACCCTCCAAGATTTGAAGGCGATGGATATTCAGTTAAGTATTGATGATTTCGGCACGGGGTATTCTTCCTTGAGTCGTTTACGGAGTTTTCCCATTGATACGTTGAAAATTGATCGCTCCTTTGTGATGAAAATGGAACAGGAGCCGGAGAATTTGGAGATTACCCGAGCGATTATCCGCATGGCTGATAGTTTGGGGATTGAGGTGATTGCAGAGGGGATTGAGCATCAGGAGCATTTACAACTTTTGCGCAAGTTGCGCTGTAAGTATGGACAGGGATATTTGTTTGCGAAACCTTTGGCGGCGGAGGATGCGATCGCCTTATTGCGTAAAAATCCAACATGGTAA
- a CDS encoding response regulator — MMPAKILVVDDEPDLEALLSQKFRRRIRRKELVLIFAQNGVEALARLEREPDVDMVLTDINMPQMDGLTLLTHINERYPLIKTVILSAYGDMESIRTAMNRGAFDFLTKPLNFEDLEITTNKTLQAVAQIKKAAEQERLAQQAQALQESERRLTQFLEAVPVGVFVVDARGQPYYANANALSLLGKDLPGVFGLRDSSDYEVYLAGEEQRYPKERQPMIRALGGESSTVDDMVLRIADRWIPLEVSATPIYDEQGEIIYAIAAFKDITQRKEAETERIRFTQELEAKNADLERLDRLKDEFLANTSHELRTPLNGMIGIAESMLAGAAGPLSEQQQVNLSMVVSSGQRLADLVTDVLDLSKLKNNDIELDRKPIDFRQIAEVVLTLCKPLVGEKALELYNDIDPDLPLVDGDEKRLQQIMYNLIGNGIKFTEQGSVRVSAALQGDWLEIRVTDTGIGIPPAKLEVIFHYFEQADASISREFGGAGLGLSITKQLVELHGGKIEVRSQQNQGSEFIFTLPISQQSWCDISPIQPIAIPRSQSLIPTQRLISPIIVAENFKILVVDDDPINLQVIINHLSLESYQIIPVRSGKEALTLLAEGLQPDLMLLDVMMPKMSGYEVCRRIRETIPMNELPIVMLTANTQVSELVACLNVGANDYLTKPLSKNELLARLKTHLELAKINSAYSRFVPREFLRFLGKDSIVGVGLGESVQKELTILFSDIRSFTQLSEQMTPDDNFKFINAYLSRMEPAILENHGFVDKYIGDSIMALFGRSPDDAIHAAISMLEILNTYNLTRQRPNRPPLRIGVGINTGSAMLGTVGGVNRMETTVISDAVNIAARLEYFTKICGTSVLISDQTFLGLESPESYHYRFLGKVQVKGKNQLISVFEIFDADEAVLREHKNRTKTHFEEAVMYYYGKNLQVAHEIFGEIQADGCRDQVVDLYVQSCEYWLQQEGHLMPEVITPFLSYNWDMGKLQ, encoded by the coding sequence ATGATGCCCGCCAAGATTCTGGTTGTGGATGATGAACCTGATTTAGAAGCCCTTTTGAGCCAAAAATTCCGGCGGAGAATTCGGCGGAAAGAGTTGGTGCTGATTTTTGCGCAGAATGGGGTGGAAGCCTTGGCACGACTGGAGAGGGAACCGGATGTGGATATGGTGTTAACGGACATCAATATGCCCCAGATGGATGGCTTAACCCTGCTGACTCATATTAATGAGCGTTATCCTTTGATTAAGACGGTGATTTTGTCGGCCTATGGGGATATGGAGAGTATTCGCACGGCCATGAATCGGGGGGCTTTTGATTTTTTGACTAAACCTCTGAATTTTGAGGATTTGGAGATTACGACGAATAAGACGCTACAGGCGGTTGCTCAAATTAAGAAGGCGGCGGAACAGGAACGCCTTGCCCAACAGGCCCAAGCTTTACAGGAAAGTGAACGACGACTGACGCAGTTTTTGGAGGCGGTTCCGGTGGGGGTGTTTGTGGTGGATGCTCGCGGCCAGCCTTATTATGCCAATGCTAACGCTTTGTCGTTGTTGGGGAAGGATTTACCGGGGGTGTTTGGCTTGCGGGATTCGTCGGATTATGAGGTCTATTTAGCGGGGGAGGAACAACGGTATCCCAAGGAACGCCAGCCGATGATTCGGGCGTTGGGGGGGGAAAGTTCGACGGTGGATGATATGGTGTTGCGCATTGCGGATCGTTGGATTCCTCTGGAGGTGTCGGCAACTCCGATTTATGATGAGCAGGGGGAAATTATTTATGCGATCGCCGCCTTTAAAGATATTACCCAACGCAAGGAGGCGGAAACCGAGCGGATTCGCTTTACTCAGGAATTGGAAGCTAAAAATGCCGATCTTGAACGGTTAGATCGCCTCAAAGACGAATTTTTAGCCAATACCTCCCACGAGTTGCGCACCCCCCTTAATGGCATGATTGGCATTGCCGAATCGATGTTAGCGGGGGCCGCCGGGCCCCTGAGTGAACAGCAACAGGTGAATTTGTCTATGGTGGTGTCGAGTGGTCAACGTCTGGCGGATTTGGTGACGGATGTTTTAGACCTCTCGAAACTGAAAAATAATGATATTGAGTTAGATCGTAAACCCATTGATTTTAGACAAATTGCTGAGGTGGTGTTAACCCTGTGTAAGCCTTTGGTGGGGGAAAAAGCCCTTGAACTTTACAATGATATTGATCCCGATTTGCCCTTAGTGGATGGGGATGAAAAGCGCTTACAACAGATTATGTATAACTTGATTGGCAATGGGATCAAGTTTACGGAACAGGGATCTGTACGGGTTTCTGCTGCCTTACAAGGAGATTGGCTAGAAATTCGGGTAACAGATACGGGAATCGGGATTCCCCCAGCTAAGTTAGAGGTGATTTTTCACTATTTTGAACAGGCCGATGCTTCCATTTCCCGGGAGTTTGGGGGGGCTGGACTCGGGCTAAGTATTACCAAACAGTTGGTCGAGTTGCACGGGGGGAAAATTGAGGTGCGATCGCAACAAAATCAAGGCTCTGAATTTATCTTTACCCTCCCCATCAGTCAGCAAAGTTGGTGCGATATTTCCCCCATTCAACCCATTGCCATCCCCCGTTCCCAATCCCTCATCCCGACTCAACGTTTAATTTCTCCCATTATTGTGGCAGAAAATTTTAAAATTTTAGTCGTAGATGATGACCCGATTAACTTACAAGTTATTATCAATCATTTGTCTTTAGAAAGTTATCAAATTATCCCTGTTCGCAGTGGAAAAGAAGCCCTCACTTTATTAGCAGAAGGACTCCAACCGGATTTAATGTTATTAGATGTCATGATGCCCAAAATGTCCGGTTATGAAGTCTGTCGCCGCATTCGGGAAACCATTCCTATGAATGAATTACCCATTGTTATGTTAACGGCCAATACTCAGGTTTCTGAGTTGGTGGCTTGTTTAAATGTGGGAGCCAATGATTACTTAACAAAACCTTTATCTAAAAATGAGCTACTGGCACGCTTAAAAACCCATTTAGAATTAGCTAAAATTAACAGTGCTTATAGTCGCTTTGTCCCTCGGGAGTTTCTGCGTTTTTTGGGCAAAGATAGCATTGTCGGAGTAGGTTTAGGGGAGTCGGTGCAAAAAGAGTTAACGATTCTGTTTTCTGATATTCGTTCCTTTACCCAACTTTCTGAACAGATGACTCCCGATGATAATTTTAAGTTTATCAATGCCTATTTAAGCCGCATGGAACCGGCTATATTAGAGAATCATGGCTTTGTTGATAAATATATTGGTGACTCGATTATGGCTTTATTTGGTCGCAGTCCTGATGATGCTATTCATGCGGCTATCTCCATGTTAGAAATTCTCAATACTTATAATTTAACCCGTCAAAGACCCAATAGACCTCCCTTAAGAATTGGAGTCGGAATCAACACCGGATCCGCCATGCTGGGAACAGTTGGAGGTGTTAATCGTATGGAAACAACGGTGATTAGTGATGCGGTCAATATTGCAGCTCGTTTGGAGTATTTTACTAAAATTTGCGGAACTTCGGTGTTAATTAGTGATCAGACATTTTTGGGATTAGAAAGTCCTGAAAGTTATCATTATCGGTTTTTAGGAAAAGTACAAGTGAAGGGGAAAAATCAACTGATTTCAGTGTTTGAAATTTTTGATGCGGATGAAGCGGTTTTAAGGGAACATAAAAACCGAACGAAAACCCATTTTGAGGAGGCCGTGATGTATTACTATGGCAAAAATTTGCAGGTGGCTCATGAAATTTTTGGAGAAATTCAGGCTGATGGCTGCCGCGATCAGGTGGTTGATTTATATGTCCAAAGTTGTGAATATTGGCTACAACAAGAAGGTCATTTAATGCCCGAGGTGATCACCCCATTTTTAAGTTACAACTGGGATATGGGCAAGTTACAGTGA
- the pruA gene encoding L-glutamate gamma-semialdehyde dehydrogenase → MVTQIPQTQYEAKTQEIAKELISQTREKRSFFAQVRDQMRLDDKLMDWAMANPGLRYQLFSFIDCLPALRSKTEIARHLQEYMSDETVELPAMLKNLLNFADPNSAPAQLAATTVEQSVKTLAYKYIAGESIPKVIKTVERLRKEKMTFTIDLLGEAVITEEEAALYLDRYLELITALSEAAQKWSTVEQIDQAGGETLPKVQVSVKLTAFYSQFDPLDAEGSKAKVCDRIRILLRRAQEVGAAIHFDMEQYRYKEITLAILKELLLEEEFRTRSDIGVTLQGYLRDSEADLKGLIEWAKQRGTPITIRLVKGAYWDQETIIAIQKDWKQPVFNQKAATDQNYERVMQLLLENHQYLYAAIGSHNVRTQARAMAIAETLQIPPRAIEYQVLYGMGEALAKAIVKRGHRVRVYAPYGDLLPGMSYLIRRLLENTANSSFLRQNMEERPIEELIAAPHLEEEAPLIAKSAYPNAPDTDYADSALREKAKQALVKVRASLGNTYRPLINGEWVESSQIVDCFNPSNSQQLVGKVGYATLEQAQQALAAAKTAFPAWRNTPVRQRAGVLRKAADIMEQRRFELGAWICLEVGKILPQADAEISEAIDFCRYYADEMERLDQGYNYDLAGETNRYTYQPRGIAVVISPWNFPFAIAVGMTVAALVTGNCTLLKPAEQSSIIAAKIAEILLEAGIPPGVFSYLPGDGPTVGAHLVEHKDVHLIAFTGSQAVGCYIYAEAAKLKPGQKHLKRVIAEMGGKNAIIVDESADLDQAVAGVVASAFGYSGQKCSACSRVVVLEPVYESFMHRLIEATKSLNVGKAEDPSTTVGPVVDQEARDRILEYIEKGKQEATLAFQSPTPSGGYFIPPTIFSDVSPDATIAQEEIFGPVLAVIKATSFEQALAIANGTNYALTGGLYSRTPSHIEQARRDFEVGNLYINRNITGAIVARQPFGGFKLSGVGSKAGGPDYLLQFLEPRSVTENIQRQGFAPIEGAE, encoded by the coding sequence GTGGTTACTCAAATTCCTCAGACTCAGTATGAAGCAAAAACCCAAGAAATCGCTAAGGAATTAATTTCCCAAACGCGGGAAAAACGTTCCTTTTTTGCCCAAGTCCGCGACCAAATGCGTCTAGATGATAAACTCATGGACTGGGCGATGGCGAATCCGGGTTTACGTTACCAATTGTTTAGTTTTATTGACTGTTTGCCTGCTTTACGTTCTAAAACGGAAATTGCTCGTCACTTGCAGGAATATATGAGTGATGAGACGGTGGAATTACCCGCCATGTTGAAGAATTTGCTCAATTTTGCCGACCCCAATTCAGCCCCGGCTCAACTGGCTGCTACGACGGTGGAACAGTCGGTGAAGACGTTGGCTTATAAATATATTGCGGGGGAAAGTATCCCGAAAGTGATTAAAACGGTGGAACGTCTGCGCAAGGAAAAAATGACGTTTACCATTGATTTATTGGGGGAGGCGGTGATTACGGAAGAAGAGGCCGCCCTGTATTTAGATCGTTATTTAGAGTTAATTACAGCGTTAAGTGAAGCGGCCCAAAAATGGTCAACGGTGGAGCAAATTGACCAAGCGGGGGGGGAAACGTTACCCAAGGTTCAAGTTTCGGTGAAGTTAACGGCGTTTTACTCTCAATTTGATCCTCTAGATGCGGAGGGAAGTAAGGCGAAGGTGTGCGATCGCATTCGGATCCTACTCCGTCGCGCTCAAGAAGTGGGGGCGGCGATTCACTTTGATATGGAACAATACCGCTATAAGGAGATTACCCTAGCTATCCTCAAAGAATTGCTCCTAGAGGAAGAATTCCGCACCCGGAGTGATATTGGTGTCACCCTACAAGGCTATTTGCGGGATTCCGAGGCTGATTTGAAAGGCTTAATTGAATGGGCGAAACAACGGGGAACTCCGATTACCATTCGTTTAGTGAAAGGGGCTTATTGGGATCAAGAAACGATTATTGCGATTCAAAAAGACTGGAAACAGCCCGTTTTTAACCAAAAAGCGGCTACGGATCAGAATTATGAACGGGTGATGCAGTTATTGCTAGAGAATCATCAGTATCTCTACGCGGCCATCGGTTCCCATAATGTGCGCACTCAAGCCCGGGCAATGGCGATCGCAGAAACCCTGCAAATTCCCCCCCGTGCCATTGAATATCAAGTCTTATACGGCATGGGGGAAGCCCTCGCCAAGGCCATCGTTAAACGGGGGCATCGGGTGCGCGTCTATGCCCCCTATGGTGACTTACTGCCAGGAATGTCCTACCTCATCCGCCGTTTACTGGAAAATACAGCTAATTCCTCCTTCCTCCGCCAGAATATGGAAGAACGCCCCATTGAGGAACTGATTGCCGCCCCCCACCTTGAGGAGGAAGCCCCCCTGATTGCTAAATCCGCCTATCCCAACGCCCCCGACACCGACTATGCAGACAGCGCCCTGCGGGAGAAAGCTAAACAAGCCCTCGTCAAAGTGCGCGCCAGTTTGGGCAATACCTACCGCCCCTTAATCAATGGGGAATGGGTGGAAAGTTCCCAGATTGTAGACTGTTTCAATCCCTCCAACAGCCAGCAGTTAGTGGGTAAGGTGGGGTATGCCACCCTAGAACAAGCCCAGCAAGCCCTAGCCGCCGCGAAAACCGCCTTTCCCGCTTGGCGGAATACCCCAGTCCGTCAACGGGCGGGCGTGCTGCGTAAGGCGGCGGATATCATGGAACAACGGCGCTTTGAGTTGGGGGCTTGGATTTGTTTAGAAGTGGGGAAAATCTTACCCCAAGCCGATGCAGAGATTTCCGAGGCGATTGATTTTTGTCGCTACTATGCCGACGAAATGGAACGGTTAGATCAGGGGTATAACTATGATTTAGCCGGGGAAACCAACCGCTACACCTACCAGCCTCGCGGGATTGCGGTGGTGATTTCGCCCTGGAATTTTCCTTTTGCGATCGCCGTTGGCATGACTGTAGCCGCCCTCGTCACCGGAAACTGTACCCTCCTAAAACCCGCCGAACAATCCTCCATTATTGCCGCCAAAATCGCCGAAATCCTCCTAGAGGCAGGCATTCCCCCCGGAGTCTTTAGCTACCTCCCCGGCGATGGCCCCACCGTTGGCGCTCATCTGGTGGAACACAAAGACGTTCACCTCATCGCCTTTACCGGATCCCAAGCCGTAGGGTGTTATATTTACGCCGAAGCCGCCAAACTGAAACCGGGGCAAAAACACCTAAAACGGGTGATTGCGGAAATGGGGGGCAAAAACGCCATCATTGTGGACGAAAGCGCCGACTTAGATCAAGCTGTGGCGGGTGTCGTCGCTTCTGCCTTTGGTTATAGCGGGCAGAAATGCTCCGCTTGTTCCCGTGTCGTGGTGTTAGAACCCGTTTATGAAAGCTTTATGCACCGTTTAATTGAGGCGACAAAATCCTTAAACGTGGGGAAAGCCGAGGATCCCAGTACAACCGTCGGGCCGGTTGTGGATCAAGAAGCCCGCGATCGCATCTTAGAATACATCGAAAAAGGCAAACAGGAAGCCACCCTAGCCTTCCAAAGCCCCACCCCCAGCGGAGGTTATTTCATCCCCCCCACCATCTTCTCCGACGTTTCCCCCGATGCCACCATTGCCCAAGAGGAGATATTCGGCCCCGTCTTAGCCGTCATCAAAGCCACCAGCTTTGAGCAAGCCTTAGCCATAGCCAACGGCACCAACTACGCCCTCACCGGGGGATTATATTCCCGCACCCCCTCCCACATTGAGCAAGCGCGGCGAGATTTTGAAGTCGGCAACTTATACATCAACCGGAACATCACCGGAGCCATCGTCGCCCGTCAACCCTTTGGCGGATTCAAACTCTCTGGAGTCGGTTCCAAAGCCGGGGGCCCCGACTACTTATTACAGTTCCTCGAACCCCGCAGCGTGACGGAAAACATCCAGCGTCAAGGGTTTGCCCCCATTGAAGGCGCAGAGTAA
- a CDS encoding YiaA/YiaB family inner membrane protein → MSKELTQQDHSNAWIIQTWAAFIISVSAMGIGILNLPVDNWTKGFMGMGLAFTVGSTISLSKTTRDIHESKRIYSRLDEARIERLLAEHDGVMR, encoded by the coding sequence ATGTCAAAAGAATTAACGCAACAAGATCATAGTAATGCTTGGATTATTCAAACTTGGGCGGCTTTTATTATTTCGGTTTCTGCAATGGGTATCGGTATCTTGAATTTGCCTGTGGATAACTGGACAAAGGGCTTTATGGGGATGGGATTAGCGTTTACGGTTGGCTCTACGATTAGTTTGTCTAAAACGACGCGGGACATTCATGAATCGAAACGGATTTATTCCCGGTTAGATGAGGCGAGAATTGAACGGCTTTTGGCAGAACATGACGGAGTTATGCGTTGA
- a CDS encoding alpha/beta fold hydrolase has product MQATATAENLTLPGAYWQWQGESIYYVKTGQVKGGHPPLLLVHGFGASTDHWRKNLSGLQDHFEVWAIDLLGFGRSSKPNRQYSGDLWRDQLHDFIQTVIGQPVILAGNSLGGYSSLCVAAQRPESAKGLILLNSAGPFTDPNEAEKTPTMQQKIGKALRSVLLQPWASYLLFQYVRQRRNIRKTLEKVYVDQSAVTDQLVEDIYRPSCDPGAVEVFASVFKSPQGEKNDVLLRQLTCPLLMIWGEGDPWMNAQERSAKFRQYYPELTEFFLKAGHCPHDEDPDQVNQLIRDWILQQKIL; this is encoded by the coding sequence ATGCAGGCAACGGCAACGGCAGAAAACCTAACCCTCCCCGGGGCTTACTGGCAATGGCAGGGAGAGTCCATTTATTACGTCAAAACCGGACAAGTTAAAGGAGGACACCCTCCTCTCCTCTTGGTTCACGGATTTGGGGCATCAACAGACCACTGGCGCAAAAATTTAAGCGGACTACAAGATCATTTTGAGGTTTGGGCGATTGATTTGTTGGGCTTTGGACGTTCGAGTAAGCCCAATCGGCAATATAGCGGCGATTTATGGCGGGATCAACTGCATGATTTTATTCAAACCGTGATCGGTCAGCCTGTTATTTTAGCCGGGAACTCCCTTGGGGGCTATAGTTCCCTCTGTGTAGCCGCCCAACGACCGGAATCGGCGAAAGGTCTGATTTTATTAAACAGTGCAGGCCCTTTTACAGACCCCAATGAAGCGGAAAAAACCCCGACGATGCAGCAAAAAATAGGGAAAGCCCTGCGTTCGGTTTTACTTCAACCTTGGGCGAGTTATCTCCTCTTCCAGTATGTCCGCCAGCGCCGCAATATTCGCAAAACCCTAGAAAAAGTTTATGTCGATCAAAGCGCCGTTACAGATCAGTTAGTGGAGGATATTTATCGCCCGTCTTGTGATCCCGGTGCGGTGGAAGTGTTTGCCTCGGTGTTTAAGTCACCCCAGGGGGAAAAAAATGATGTGCTGTTGCGACAGTTAACTTGTCCCCTGTTGATGATTTGGGGGGAGGGAGATCCTTGGATGAATGCCCAGGAACGATCGGCGAAATTCCGCCAGTATTATCCCGAGTTAACGGAATTTTTTCTCAAAGCCGGCCACTGTCCCCATGATGAAGATCCTGATCAGGTGAATCAGTTAATCCGAGATTGGATTCTCCAGCAGAAGATCCTTTGA
- a CDS encoding Ni/Fe hydrogenase subunit alpha, giving the protein MAKTVVIDPVTRIEGHAKISIYLDDAGEVEDARFHVVEYRGFEKFCEGRPFTEMAGITARICGICPVSHLLAAAKTGDKLLAVKVPVAGEKLRRLMNLGQFTQSHALSFFHLSSPDFLLGWDSDPATRNVFGLIAADPDLARAGIRLRQFGQTIIEKLGARKIHAAWAVPGGVRSPLSEEGRTWIRERLPESFETLYTALNLFKQLLDRFTTETEEFGKFPSLFMGLVGKNGEWEHYGGHLRFRDSDGNIIADHLSEDDYHSFIGEAVEPWSYLKFPYYKPLGYPDGIYRVGPLARLNVCDHIGTEAADRELREMRDRAGGLPTSSFFYHYARLIEILAALEKIQQLMDDPDVVSERVRAQAGINELEGVGVSEAPRGTLFHHYKVDENGLIQKVNLIIATGQNNLAMNKTVTQIAKHYIHGNEIPEGLLNRVEAGIRCFDPCLSCSTHAAGQMPLHVELIGADGALLNEVYRR; this is encoded by the coding sequence ATGGCGAAAACTGTAGTCATTGACCCGGTAACTCGCATTGAAGGTCATGCCAAAATATCCATCTATTTAGATGATGCCGGGGAAGTAGAAGACGCTCGGTTTCATGTAGTGGAATATCGAGGGTTTGAAAAGTTTTGTGAAGGTAGACCCTTCACGGAAATGGCCGGGATTACGGCGCGCATTTGTGGGATTTGCCCGGTGAGTCACTTACTAGCGGCCGCTAAAACGGGGGATAAATTATTGGCGGTGAAGGTGCCAGTGGCTGGGGAAAAATTGCGCCGTTTAATGAATTTAGGCCAGTTTACTCAATCCCATGCCCTGTCCTTTTTCCACTTAAGTAGTCCTGACTTTTTATTAGGCTGGGATAGTGATCCGGCGACGCGGAATGTGTTTGGTTTGATTGCGGCGGATCCCGATTTAGCCCGTGCGGGGATTCGTTTACGCCAATTTGGTCAGACGATTATTGAGAAATTGGGGGCGCGGAAAATTCACGCGGCCTGGGCGGTTCCGGGTGGGGTGCGATCGCCTTTATCGGAAGAAGGACGCACCTGGATTCGGGAACGCCTCCCAGAGTCCTTTGAGACGCTCTACACGGCCTTAAATCTGTTCAAACAACTATTAGACCGTTTCACCACCGAAACCGAGGAATTTGGTAAGTTTCCCTCGTTGTTTATGGGCTTAGTGGGCAAAAATGGCGAGTGGGAACACTACGGCGGCCATTTGCGCTTCCGGGATAGTGACGGAAATATTATCGCCGATCATCTCAGTGAGGACGACTATCACAGCTTTATCGGTGAGGCGGTGGAGCCTTGGTCTTATCTCAAGTTTCCTTACTACAAGCCTTTGGGCTATCCTGACGGGATTTATCGGGTGGGGCCTTTAGCCCGCTTAAATGTGTGTGATCACATCGGCACGGAAGCAGCCGATCGGGAATTGCGGGAAATGCGCGATCGCGCTGGTGGCCTTCCGACCTCTTCTTTCTTCTATCACTACGCCCGTTTAATCGAAATTCTCGCCGCCTTAGAGAAAATCCAGCAGTTAATGGATGATCCCGATGTAGTATCGGAACGAGTGCGCGCCCAGGCGGGAATTAACGAACTCGAAGGCGTAGGAGTGAGTGAAGCCCCTCGCGGTACCTTATTCCACCATTACAAAGTGGACGAAAACGGTTTAATTCAAAAAGTAAACCTCATCATTGCCACAGGACAAAACAACCTCGCCATGAATAAAACCGTGACGCAAATTGCGAAACACTATATTCACGGTAACGAAATCCCCGAAGGTTTATTAAACCGCGTGGAGGCCGGGATCCGGTGTTTTGACCCCTGTCTGAGTTGTTCCACCCACGCGGCCGGACAAATGCCCTTGCACGTTGAATTAATTGGTGCCGATGGGGCGCTGTTAAATGAGGTTTACCGCCGTTAG